The DNA region TCTCCCAATAAAAGCGCAAAAGCGAAACTAAAGACCTAGCAACTAGGTTGGTCACTGCCAAGGCCAGAGTACCATTTTCCAGAAACGTAGACGTGGGATATGAGGGATCTTCGATTCAGTGTGCCATTGAGCGCGAATGGCTCTCCCAGTGGCAGCACCAAGCGGAGCCAGTAGGGGCATCCCAGGATCACTTGCAATGGTGCAACAATCCAAAAAAGGAAGCTACCCCACGATTTGCTGATGGATTCCTACAGAGAATTTAAAATTCGAACCTACAGCAGTTAATTTTTACTAGAAGAATGCCTGATGAGGAGAGCGCGAAGAAAGGAGAGAAGAAATCGTTGGCAAAGGACAAAAAAAAATGTGCTACAGTTAAATCAGCAGATATTCCGTCAGGATGTCTTGTTGTGTTGGGCCCCTGTATCCGTTGCCAAACCATCCGGATGCCGGGGCTTTTGCATTTGTATGTACGCAAAGTTGGATCGAGTTTTTACCAGTTTTTTATATTTATAGTTCTACCTCTTCTGAGTGTCAATTATTTTTCAGACAACCCTAAAAAGAATAATTATTGAAATTCAATAATATATAAAATATTTTTTCAATCAGAAAGTCTGATTTAATCAATTTTTGTCATAATTTTTAAACAAAAATCGGACATAAAAGCAGTATTAAAAGAAAATTACAATTTAATCACTCATTTTAAAGCTGAGTTCCTAAAATTTCTTGTCACGTTTATGCGATAATTTTGGAGAATGAAAAATAAACGAGAAGAAAAAACACATGAATCACATCAAGAGAATTCCAGATTATACCAATCTCCTGGAAGAGCTAAGCTCCACGGAAACCTGGTATCTTGATCTAACTACCATGAAATTCCTAGAGGTGAGTGAGAAGACCTACGATATTTATGGAGTCGGTAAGGAAGCTCCGCCCAGCTACGAGGACTTTTTATTCAATTGTGGATAGAACCTCATCACTTTCAACAACCTGTCACTGAAACTCTCAATCATAGGATCAGGCCCGCCTGTCAGTCAATTTCCCTGACACAATTCTGTGGGATGCAGTAAACTTAAATTTTGCAAACTTGGATATTTGGAGTCATGGAGACCAAAGATCGACGCCACCATCTCGCAAAGGCACACTTCGCCTCCTGCGGTCACGTTGGCTCGGTCGGTTTCAGGTGTTTTACGACAAGGAAACCCAAAGATCGACATGGCTACCTCTCAATGTTCTCACACTTTCTTGGGCAACAGTATTTTTCAGTCGGCAGATTGCTCAACTAAAATAGTGACTTTTTTTAGTTATTTTCCAAAAAGATTACTCTCTCAGCAGAGCAGTTCGTTCGACCAGCAAAAACAAGCCTACCGACATCGCCAGCAGAATAACTCCAACCGCAGAGGCCTGATGGAAACGATAACCAGACAAAGCCGAATAGATCTCCAAGGGTAGCGTTCGTACTGTTTCATCAGCGATCATCAGGATGGAATTGAGTTCTCCCAAGGAGAGCGCAAAGGCAAACCCAAAGGCCAGCAGCAAGGTCGGTCGCAGCCAGGGCCAGAGGACAATCCTCCAGAAACGCAGACGTGGGATGCAAAGTATCTTCGATTCAGTGTGCCACTGAGCGGGAATTGCCCTCCAAGTTGGTAGCACCAAGCGGAGCCAGTAAGGGCATCCCAGGATCGCATGCAAGGCAGCAGCAATCCAAAAAAGAGAGACACTCCCCGCAAGCCATGACTGGTTTAGATGAAACCAGGCCACCCCAAAGACCACCGTGGAAAAAGCCATCGGCAAGAGAATCAGCCCTTCCAATCCCGCTCTCAAGCGTAGCGGTACACGTTCCAACCAAATCAGCAGCCCAGCACCAAGGAGCGAAGCGAGCAGTGCGCTCGTCAACCCAATCCGAAATGAATTCCACAAGGCGGAAAAGAAACGATTGTTCTCCCTCTCAGCAAAGAGAACTTGATAAGCATCCCAGGTAAAAGCATCTGCTTGTCTTAGGGAATCAAACACGATGGCCAAAAGAGGACCAACCCCAAAAGTCAGTGCAGCTACCAACCAAGCCAAGCCCAGCCAGGCTTCGGGTCGTCTCAGTCGAAGTTGATCAGGAAGCCAGAGTCGGGGTAGTGACTGCTGTCGTATTGGACGCTGTTTGCGATGCTGCTTGAGCAGGAGCAACAAGGTGAAGATTGCCAGTCCAGACTGCAAGAGTGACAACACTGCAGCTCCTGAAAAATCCAAATCAATCCGTGCCAGTTGATAAATCAATACCTCGATCGTCGTGTGGCGGACACCTCCTCCCAACACTAGGATGATGGCAAAGCTGTTCAAGCAGAGTAAGAAGATCAGGGTGAAGGCTCCCAAAATCGAAGGAAGAATCAACGGCAGCGTCACAAGCAAGAAGTTGTATAAGGGGGAATGACCAAGCATTCGTGCTGCCAGCGAATACTTTGCAGAGATTCTCTCCCATTGATCCCCAATCAGCCGCATCGCCAGTGGGAAGTTGTAAAAGACATGGCCCAGCAGGATCCCATTGAGTGAATAGAGGAATTGAACTGGAGGTTCTTTGAGCCCGAAGAGGGACATCAGCGCTTGGTTGACCCAACCCTGATTCCCAAAAAACAGGACCATCGCCAGCACTACTAAGATGGAGGGCAACAGGAATGGCAGGTAAGCAAAACGTTGCAGGGCCGCTCGTCCCGGGAAGTCATAGCGAGTCAGCAGCCAAGCCCCGGGAAGGCCCAGCAGGATGGAAAGAACAGCACTCCAGAACGCCTGCTCCAAAGAGAATCCAAGAACTCGTAGGTTCCAGGGATCAGCTAAGAACTCCAACAGGTAGTCCAAGCGCAGAACCGAGACCCCGGGTTGGAGAGGGTCCTGACCACCCAGAAACAACAGCAGCGGCAAGTAAAATCCACCTACCAGCAACAGCATAGCCAGGATCTGCAAGAAGCCAGGAAGCAAACGCTCCAGGAGTTGGCTCATTTACTCACTGCGCCATTGTCCGCGACCAGCTTCGAAGCCACCGTTCATTGTTTTCCTCAATTTCTTCTGGGGAGAGAGTGAGCGTCTTGGCCGGACGCACCGCAGCTTGATAGGAATCTGGCAAGGCTTTTTCCGGCGCCACAGGGTACATCCAGTTGGTTAATGGAATCACATCCTGAAAGCCAGAGGTGAGCATGAAGTCAATGAATTCACGAGCTCGCTGTTGGTTCTTAGCGCCCTTGAGAATCCCTGCGAATTCAACCTGACGGAACATGCCCTCCAGAAAATCCAGTGCCTTGTAGCGCTCCGTCTGCTCATACTCTACGTGGTAGGCTGGACTAGTGACGTAGCTTAGTACAATCGGCACCTCCCCCTTGGTGAACATGCCATAAGCTGAAGACCACCCGTCCGTGATCGTTAGCAGATTCGGACGCAAACGATCCCAATATTCCAGATAGCCCTCTTCTCCATAAACCGCAACGGTCCAATGGAGCATTGACAAGCCAGGTGAGGAAGTTTTTGGGCTCTGAATCACGACCTTGCCTGCAAAACGTGGATCACTCAGATCAGCAAGACTCGTTGGTGGTGAGCTCAACCGTTCAGAGTCGTAGATAAAGGCAATGTACCCATAGTCAAAGGGAGTGACACGGTATTCAGAATCAAGCCGCAGCTCTTCAGGAACACGATCCAGGTTGGGGGAGCGATACGGCTCCCAGAGATCATGCTTGAAAGACTTGGCCAGTTCACTGTCATTGACACCCAACAGCACATCCGCTTTGGGATTGGCTTTTTCCAGGATTGTCCGGCTCAGTAAAGAACCAGAGTCCCCAGGGGCGATCACTTGGACCTTGCAAGAACACTGTTCCTCAAAAGCCTTGAAGACCACAGGTCCTGGACCCCATTCAGTATTGAAGGAGTCATAGGTGTAGACCACTAGGTCTTGAGCAAATGCAGGCAGTGCAAGGGTCGTTAACAGTAGAATGCCGGCAAGCCAGCGAGATAGTTTTTGTTTGAGCACGAGCGTGTTCCTCAACAAGGAGTTGACAAAAAGTGAGTCTGGGTTGATGAAAATCAACCATCCTGAGTCACTGGATCACGCTTCGACGGGGAGAGATGCAAATAATCGGAGATGCAGTACGCAGGCACTTGAGAAAGTGCAGCTGGAGGCATCGTTTTCCTGCGCCGGCATTATCCGGATCAGGTTCCAAGGGTTTTCTCTCAGGCAGCCAAGCCACCACCCCTAACGAAGCCCTAACAGAGTAATTTTGGACTTTTTGCTTGTCAATCTCCATGTTGAGTCCGACTACAAATTTTCCATTGCGCCTCCTCCAAGCTTCGTCTGCCTCGACTCTTTGCAGCATCTTCAGTATCACCCACCTCCCAAGAGTCTGTGAGCCCATTCACTCAAGTGTTTCATCGAGAAGAACCATGACACTACAACAAAGGATCTGGGAGATCGTAGAGATGCACGAAACCCAGGAAGCCTACTGGTTTGATAAGTTCATCATCTCCCTGATTAGTCTGAACCTGATTGCCTTCGTTTTGGAAACTGATCCTGATCTAGCTGCCGAATTCGGTCATTGGTTCCGTACCTTTGACGCGATTTCCATTGGTATTTTTACGGTTGAATTGGCTGCTCGACTCTACGCTTGTCCATCCGAACAGCGATTTTCTGGCAAGTTCGGAAGGTTACGCTACCTATTCTCTCTACATGGATTGGTCGATCTATTGGCAATTCTGCCCTTCTATCTGCAATTGATCTTCAGCTTCTTTGCCTTTGATGCTCGTTTCTTGAGAATTCTCAGGGTCCTGCGATTTTTGAAAGGCTTCCACTATTCACGGTCTCTACAACGGTTGACCCAGATTTTTGCTGGCAAATCAGAAGAGTTGCTCTCTTCACTGATCGTGATGCTCTCCCTGCTCTTTGTCACCTCGACCCTGATGTACTATGCAGAGCACGAAGCGCAACCGAATAAATTTGGTAGTATCATAGAGTCGATGTGGTGGGCCGTAGCGACGCTGACCACCGTGGGCTATGGGGATGTCACTCCAATCACCAGCTTGGGGCGCTTCCTGGGCGCTGCTTCCGCAATCATTGGAATTGGCTTGTTTGCGATTCCCACCGGCATTCTAGCTGCCGGCTTTGCAGAGCCTAACGATCCCATGGAGTCTAAAGAAATCGAAAAGAAGCCTTCCCACAAAGTCTGCCAACACTGTGGACAGACACTGGATTGAAATAGATCGCCATCAATCAGTAGAGGAATTGACAATGGATAAAGAAGTCAAAAAGCGGCAGCAGCTGATCTGGAGAATCCTGGAAAACCATGAGACACCCGTTGGCATGTGGGTGGATCGGCTGGTGATCGTTCTGATCGGACTGGACCTGCTGATCTACGTGCTGGAAACGGACAGTGAGTTCGAAGCAGAATACGGGGACACCTTCTTCTGGTTTGATGCCTTTTCCGTCACTATTTTCATCTTAGAATTTTTGCTCCGACTTTACGCCTGCCCAGCTGTCACCAAGTTCGCAAGTCAGGATGGGCGCATCCGCTACTTACTGACCCCCTATGCCTTGATGGATTTTTTGGCAATCCTACCCTTCTTTCTGCACGGCATTGCCGATATACGGTTTTTACGAATACTTCGCTTGCTTCGCATCTATCGGCGATTTCATTACGCAAGAGCCTTCGATGATCTCAAGAGAACACTCCGAGAAAAATTACTGGAAATCGCAAAGTCATTGTTTGTGATGATTTGTCTGCTCTTTGTTATATCCAGCATGATGTACTATGCGGAACGTCATGAAAATCCAGAGGCGTTTGGAAGCATCCTCAGAGTCATGTCTTGGGCTGTCAGCACACCATTTACAGTAGGATTTGGCGGAGCTACCCCAACGAGTTTCCTTGGTCAATTGTTAGGCTCTCTCGTGGCACTTCTTGGTATCGGTGTCTTTGCGGTACCCTCTGGAATCGTTGCATCTGCATACTTCGAAACAAGAAGAAATTCACCTGAGCCTGTTTTAAGTGCAAAAGAATCGATGGAGGAACCCAATGATAATGAGGGAACCAAACACGCTGCCAACTTTCATTAGGATTCATAGATCATTTTGTAAATTCCTCTAACTTCAGTAACTGGACGCTATTCAGTTCTAATCTACTAAACATCTTTTTTTCATTTTCTCGATTTTTTGATTGCCAAAACCAGTTTCGGGTAATCTGCTTTCCGAAACCGGTTTTGGCAACTCAATTAGCGATTATGAAAATCACCATTCAAGATCTTGCAGATCATTTAGGGATTTCCAAAGGGACGGTTTCCAGAGCACTACGGGGTTACGCTGACGTTTCTGCCTCGACGGTAGCGTGAGTTCAGCAAGCCGCGAAGGAATTAGGCTACCAACCCTCCGCTGTAGCCCAGGGAATCAAAACGGGTTTGGCCTGCTCTGTTGGCTTGATCCTGCTGCCCAAATCTCGGGCTGCAAGTCGTCCATTTCTGATGCAATTCATTAATGGGATCTTCACCTCGATTGCCAAGCAGGGCTATACATTGACGGTGGCAACTGCACAATCTGATGCAGAGATGGTTGAGCTTCATCGTGATCTGTTTGTTCAACGCAAGGTTGATGGATTTATCCTACCTCGAACGATGCATGACGACCCACGCATTCAGATCCTCGATCAATTGAAGGCTCCTCTGGTGCTTTACGGACAAACAGAGAACCTAACCCAGTACTCCTGGTTCGACATCAACCAGGTTGAGTGCTTCCATAGAGCAACAGCTCGCTTGTTGGCTTTTGGGCACAGACACTTAGCATTTCTGGGAGGAGATGCTCAGTTATTTTACAACAGCCTCCGTAAAAAGGGTGTGGAACTCGGAATCGAGGAGTTCGATCAAGAAGAAGTTCAACTGCAGATCTTTGAAAACATCACCACGGTTCCAGATGGGTTGGATTGTGCGATGAGATTGCTGAAATCTCCACAACCTCCGACGGGTTTCCTTTGTGCCTTGGATCTTGCTGCACTTGGAGTCATTCGAGCCACAAAGCAACTGGAGTTGATCCCTGGAGAGCATATCTCAGTAATCGGGTATGAAGGGATTCCCGAGGGGGAATTCAGCGAACCAGGTCTGACCACCTTTGCAGTGGATCAATATGAGGCTGGCTTCCAATGTGGAGTCAAGTTGATGCAATTAATCCACGAAAAAGGGGCCAAGGTCACTGGAACGCTGACCACAGCAGTGTTGCTGGAGCGGGGCTCCGACGGTCCAGCCTGTCTCAATTCTAGTGAATTAGCGACTTTCATCCGTAGTCGCAAACGCTTGCTTTCATCCTAAAAGACACCCCACATCCTGGTCCGCCAAAATGGGAACTCCTCCTTGGAAGAAGAAACCAACTTCCACATGCGATTTCTACCTGAATACGTTCATCTCTTCAATGTAGAGGGGAAAGCACTAACCAAAAACACTTGATCTCTTTGTACATTCTCCGATTGTTGTCTACTCTCCCAGCAACCATAGTTTGAAAGTTTGCCAGAACTAGTCAGCCCTTCCTCCAGACCTACTTTCCTAAGGTTGTGCGATTGAATCCTATCTTTGACGTTATCTTCCCAGTTTTTGCCATCATCGGTATGGGCTACGGTGCAGCTAAGCTCAACTGGGTCAAGGAATCGACAGTGGATGGTCTGAGTGATTTCACCTACCACTTTGCAGTTCCAGTGATGTTGGTGCAGACGATCTCCCGCTCCTCATTGCCTGACCAAGTACCCTGGGCCCTTCTGTTCTCCTACTATGGAGCCTCGTTCAGCGTATTGACGCTAGGATTCCTAAGCTGTCGTGCTTTGCTAAGACGAGATTTTGGAGACAGCGCGATGCATGGTTTCACCAGCACGTTCCCAAACACGGTTTTACTAGGCATTCCAGTAGTCTTGATGACTTTTGGGAAAGAAGCGACAGTGCCCTTGTTCCTGATCATCAGTCTGCATTCAACATTACTCCTGCCTGTGATTACGACTCTGATGGAGATTGCCAAGGGACGCAATGCCTCACTCTCAAAAGTCACCCAAAATGCCTTGCGAGGTGTTGCTACCAATCCGATTATCCTGAGCCTGGTTTCAGGAATTCTGATGAACCTGTTCAACCTCCGATTACCGGAACCACTTGATCCTGTTGCAGAATTGATGGGGGATGCAGTCACCCCATGCTCGCTGTTTGCTTTGGGGGCGACACTCACCCGGTTTCGGATTGCAGGACGCTGGAAGGACATGGGGATGGTAGTGGTAGCAAAACTACTCCTGCATCCAATGATTGTTGCTTTTCTAGCTCTGGTTGTTTTTCAGTTGGAGTATGAGCTCTGGGTACATGTAGCGATTCTAATTGCAGCTCAACCCGTTGGTGTGACTCCCTATCTGTTTTCTTCGCGTTATCAGGTCAACGTTGCTCTTGCTAGCAATGCAATGTTGATCACCACTTTACTCGCTCCGATCACCCTGTCGACGCTGTTGTGGTTCTTTCACCGGTAGTCCATCCCTCTCTTTTTGTCTGTATTTGCTAAAAGTCTTTTGAACTTTTACTTTTCTTCATCAACAGATTCCTTCCCCAACTGGTGAGCGGTTTCAAAGCCGCATGTATTTTACTGGCATGGGCTATCAAAATTGCCCCACGCTCTGGAGGCAAACAATATCAATCCAACCGGAAGGCGGCCAGTGATGCAGAAGCACTGTTAGACGTTTTAAGGAGGAGTGAGGCCACTCCGAAAAAAGAGCGACCAGCATACAAGGAAAGGAACTTGGTGGAGAAAATTACGGCTTGATATAGGTGTAGCCCTGGATCTGCAGGTTGGAGAGTTCTGCAACACCACTTGGGACAACATCATCCTGGGAGGCATCGTATAGATCTTCCTCCAAGTTGATATTGCGACCCTTCAATGTGTTTGCGCAGACATGAAAGCGCACTCCCTGATTCTTCAAACCTGTAATTCGGGTTTGCATCTCTTCATTTGCATTCCCACGCTTCATCTTAGTGCCTTCCACTTCATCCGGATACAGCAACACCGCAAGCCCATTCCCGTGCATTACCACGCGGATATCCATGTTTTCAGCTCCGACTGCGTTGATGTGATTTTGAATATTGCGCAAGGCGCCTGTGTTCTGTTGTGGATTGTCCCCATTGATGTGATAAACGACTTTTTGCTTGCCGTAGCCCAAGGCGCTTGAACACACCGCTAGGATTAAGCCAGTTCCCAACAGCATAATTTTCAGAAGATTTTTCATTCTTCCTCCTCTTTATTACATTTGAGTATTCAAAATAATTTATACAATAAGCGCTTTTTTTTTAGAAAGATCAGAAGGGAAAGTCAACTAGAATCTGTCAAACAATATCCAGAACCCCTCACTCAGCGACGCACAAAGAGAGATTCACTTTGCCAGAGCGACTTCAACTCCAGTTGACGGGACACCTCCTTGATTGGCCCAATGAATTGCCAAGATCGACAGAGCACTCCCGAAGAAATAGCCGATGACCAAAGGAGCAATAGATTGGTCATAAAGTTGTCCGATCACAGAACCAAAAGTGACTCCGATCGTGGTGGATAGGAAGCCCACAATCGCAGCTCCAATCCCAGCAA from SAR324 cluster bacterium includes:
- a CDS encoding iron ABC transporter permease; amino-acid sequence: MSQLLERLLPGFLQILAMLLLVGGFYLPLLLFLGGQDPLQPGVSVLRLDYLLEFLADPWNLRVLGFSLEQAFWSAVLSILLGLPGAWLLTRYDFPGRAALQRFAYLPFLLPSILVVLAMVLFFGNQGWVNQALMSLFGLKEPPVQFLYSLNGILLGHVFYNFPLAMRLIGDQWERISAKYSLAARMLGHSPLYNFLLVTLPLILPSILGAFTLIFLLCLNSFAIILVLGGGVRHTTIEVLIYQLARIDLDFSGAAVLSLLQSGLAIFTLLLLLKQHRKQRPIRQQSLPRLWLPDQLRLRRPEAWLGLAWLVAALTFGVGPLLAIVFDSLRQADAFTWDAYQVLFAERENNRFFSALWNSFRIGLTSALLASLLGAGLLIWLERVPLRLRAGLEGLILLPMAFSTVVFGVAWFHLNQSWLAGSVSLFWIAAALHAILGCPYWLRLVLPTWRAIPAQWHTESKILCIPRLRFWRIVLWPWLRPTLLLAFGFAFALSLGELNSILMIADETVRTLPLEIYSALSGYRFHQASAVGVILLAMSVGLFLLVERTALLRE
- a CDS encoding thiamine ABC transporter substrate-binding protein, whose amino-acid sequence is MLKQKLSRWLAGILLLTTLALPAFAQDLVVYTYDSFNTEWGPGPVVFKAFEEQCSCKVQVIAPGDSGSLLSRTILEKANPKADVLLGVNDSELAKSFKHDLWEPYRSPNLDRVPEELRLDSEYRVTPFDYGYIAFIYDSERLSSPPTSLADLSDPRFAGKVVIQSPKTSSPGLSMLHWTVAVYGEEGYLEYWDRLRPNLLTITDGWSSAYGMFTKGEVPIVLSYVTSPAYHVEYEQTERYKALDFLEGMFRQVEFAGILKGAKNQQRAREFIDFMLTSGFQDVIPLTNWMYPVAPEKALPDSYQAAVRPAKTLTLSPEEIEENNERWLRSWSRTMAQ
- a CDS encoding ion transporter, translated to MTLQQRIWEIVEMHETQEAYWFDKFIISLISLNLIAFVLETDPDLAAEFGHWFRTFDAISIGIFTVELAARLYACPSEQRFSGKFGRLRYLFSLHGLVDLLAILPFYLQLIFSFFAFDARFLRILRVLRFLKGFHYSRSLQRLTQIFAGKSEELLSSLIVMLSLLFVTSTLMYYAEHEAQPNKFGSIIESMWWAVATLTTVGYGDVTPITSLGRFLGAASAIIGIGLFAIPTGILAAGFAEPNDPMESKEIEKKPSHKVCQHCGQTLD
- a CDS encoding ion transporter translates to MDKEVKKRQQLIWRILENHETPVGMWVDRLVIVLIGLDLLIYVLETDSEFEAEYGDTFFWFDAFSVTIFILEFLLRLYACPAVTKFASQDGRIRYLLTPYALMDFLAILPFFLHGIADIRFLRILRLLRIYRRFHYARAFDDLKRTLREKLLEIAKSLFVMICLLFVISSMMYYAERHENPEAFGSILRVMSWAVSTPFTVGFGGATPTSFLGQLLGSLVALLGIGVFAVPSGIVASAYFETRRNSPEPVLSAKESMEEPNDNEGTKHAANFH
- a CDS encoding substrate-binding domain-containing protein, which encodes MILLPKSRAASRPFLMQFINGIFTSIAKQGYTLTVATAQSDAEMVELHRDLFVQRKVDGFILPRTMHDDPRIQILDQLKAPLVLYGQTENLTQYSWFDINQVECFHRATARLLAFGHRHLAFLGGDAQLFYNSLRKKGVELGIEEFDQEEVQLQIFENITTVPDGLDCAMRLLKSPQPPTGFLCALDLAALGVIRATKQLELIPGEHISVIGYEGIPEGEFSEPGLTTFAVDQYEAGFQCGVKLMQLIHEKGAKVTGTLTTAVLLERGSDGPACLNSSELATFIRSRKRLLSS
- a CDS encoding AEC family transporter, whose protein sequence is MRLNPIFDVIFPVFAIIGMGYGAAKLNWVKESTVDGLSDFTYHFAVPVMLVQTISRSSLPDQVPWALLFSYYGASFSVLTLGFLSCRALLRRDFGDSAMHGFTSTFPNTVLLGIPVVLMTFGKEATVPLFLIISLHSTLLLPVITTLMEIAKGRNASLSKVTQNALRGVATNPIILSLVSGILMNLFNLRLPEPLDPVAELMGDAVTPCSLFALGATLTRFRIAGRWKDMGMVVVAKLLLHPMIVAFLALVVFQLEYELWVHVAILIAAQPVGVTPYLFSSRYQVNVALASNAMLITTLLAPITLSTLLWFFHR
- a CDS encoding DsrE family protein; this encodes MKNLLKIMLLGTGLILAVCSSALGYGKQKVVYHINGDNPQQNTGALRNIQNHINAVGAENMDIRVVMHGNGLAVLLYPDEVEGTKMKRGNANEEMQTRITGLKNQGVRFHVCANTLKGRNINLEEDLYDASQDDVVPSGVAELSNLQIQGYTYIKP